The following proteins are encoded in a genomic region of Rhizobium sp. ZPR4:
- a CDS encoding extracellular solute-binding protein, with product MKKLSFVSAILLGAATAFGSAHAADHLVVYSALDTVDTATKAFTAKTGIPVDLVRLSTGELLGKVAAEGNNPKFDILWVEGSAVMHRLAEQGILKPEPGLADKVDYTTLGRRLVPTNQAYFPITVSTTAIAVNTKKIGSAKPPRSWSDLVGFSGSVAAKDPNLSGPAFQWLAGYFATKGVDAGKQELSSILTNRKLSGIPSGGAVNKSLITGDASVAIQQDTSIYALVDKKEPISVVYPTEGVVAIPSSAGIARTTTHEEDAKAFVQFLLTKDGNAAMEQTEGGDAFFAPLIQGVKAKGARIDNTATWQVLDDKAAAANETEWKQWFRDQFVP from the coding sequence ATGAAGAAGCTTTCTTTTGTAAGTGCAATCTTACTTGGTGCGGCGACCGCCTTTGGTTCCGCCCATGCGGCCGATCATCTTGTTGTCTATTCGGCTCTTGATACCGTCGATACGGCGACCAAGGCATTTACGGCGAAGACCGGCATTCCAGTCGATCTGGTCCGGCTTTCCACCGGTGAGTTGCTCGGAAAAGTCGCAGCGGAAGGCAACAATCCCAAGTTCGATATTCTCTGGGTCGAGGGTTCGGCCGTCATGCACCGGCTCGCCGAGCAGGGGATCCTCAAGCCGGAGCCGGGTCTTGCGGACAAGGTCGACTACACCACGCTTGGACGACGCCTTGTTCCGACGAACCAGGCCTATTTTCCGATCACCGTCTCGACGACGGCAATCGCCGTCAACACCAAAAAGATCGGAAGCGCCAAGCCTCCTCGTTCGTGGAGCGATCTGGTCGGCTTTTCCGGAAGCGTTGCCGCCAAGGACCCGAACCTGTCTGGCCCGGCGTTCCAATGGCTGGCGGGCTATTTTGCCACCAAGGGCGTCGATGCCGGCAAGCAGGAACTCTCAAGCATTCTGACGAACAGGAAGCTGAGCGGCATCCCAAGCGGCGGTGCGGTCAACAAGTCTCTGATCACCGGTGATGCGAGCGTCGCGATCCAGCAGGACACCTCCATCTATGCCCTCGTGGACAAGAAGGAGCCGATTTCGGTCGTGTATCCGACCGAAGGCGTAGTCGCGATCCCTTCAAGCGCGGGTATTGCCCGCACGACGACGCATGAAGAGGATGCCAAGGCCTTCGTGCAGTTCCTGCTCACGAAGGATGGCAATGCGGCTATGGAGCAAACCGAGGGCGGCGATGCGTTCTTTGCTCCCTTGATCCAAGGCGTGAAAGCCAAGGGTGCCCGCATCGACAATACTGCGACCTGGCAGGTTCTCGACGACAAGGCAGCTGCCGCAAACGAAACCGAGTGGAAGCAATGGTTCAGGGATCAGTTCGTACCGTGA
- a CDS encoding ABC transporter permease subunit yields the protein MVQGSVRTVTEPEARIARASARGRSIRDVALRPFTSHGRRWGGNAPLLWLVAFILVGLPMLLVLVQAIFPKLFDPTSPSLRPSLDALARMITSPRLLRGIVNTIILGMVGAVVSTLLGAAWALIVHLSDVRLRRVWTALPWIVFATPSYLKGLAWVLLMSQGGYLVYLGVLSPMQASAFFGPPGLLLVMALSLFPVPYFIIRARLEGIGGEYIDAARMASAGPMRTVVKIIVPMLMPAIGLSLLTTFAEVIGDFGLANTIARSMNFGLLTYNIYAATSSFPVDFAGAGAQALLLAVLVSGSVSAAAMSGTQREARFLSGRNRHLRPYRLGGWQPLAVGLLMLVAVLSAALPLLAVTLRALTTSLGDGLALANFSLDAIRAVLDLSNVAGQALVSSFLYGFAAAFVTVAFAVLFAFRVSLASSRVRTIAVALAMVTVAVPGIIPAFGYILLYDRVPGFTELNLYGTRTLLVLGYSAAALPYCLIFMWSALDRLGPSIGEASRLAGASPFQYLRRIVAPLAGRAIAAAFGVTMVRTVFELPMSQLLMPQAGPALPALIVDDFTQDRDAVACAMALVALLAVALIWGLVLALPGRARVRRR from the coding sequence ATGGTTCAGGGATCAGTTCGTACCGTGACCGAACCGGAGGCGCGGATCGCCCGCGCCTCCGCCAGGGGCAGGTCGATCAGGGACGTTGCATTGCGCCCATTCACATCTCACGGAAGACGCTGGGGCGGCAACGCGCCGCTCCTGTGGCTTGTCGCCTTCATTCTGGTCGGCTTGCCGATGCTCCTTGTGCTCGTGCAGGCCATTTTCCCAAAGCTCTTCGATCCCACAAGCCCAAGTCTCAGGCCGTCGCTGGATGCGCTAGCGCGCATGATCACCTCACCGCGCCTGTTGCGCGGCATTGTCAACACCATCATTCTCGGCATGGTCGGTGCTGTGGTTTCCACACTTCTCGGCGCCGCGTGGGCGCTGATAGTCCATCTGAGCGATGTTCGTCTTCGCAGGGTTTGGACCGCTTTACCCTGGATCGTCTTTGCAACGCCAAGCTACTTGAAGGGGCTTGCCTGGGTGCTGTTGATGTCGCAGGGCGGCTATCTGGTCTATCTCGGGGTGCTTTCGCCCATGCAGGCATCGGCCTTTTTCGGTCCGCCCGGTCTGTTGCTTGTAATGGCGCTTTCGCTGTTCCCGGTACCTTATTTCATCATCCGTGCCCGCCTCGAAGGCATTGGGGGCGAATATATCGACGCTGCCCGTATGGCCTCCGCCGGCCCCATGCGGACGGTCGTCAAGATCATTGTTCCCATGCTCATGCCAGCAATCGGATTGTCGCTGTTGACGACATTTGCCGAAGTCATCGGTGATTTCGGTCTGGCAAATACGATCGCGCGCTCGATGAACTTCGGGTTGCTGACCTACAACATCTATGCCGCGACCTCGAGCTTTCCTGTCGATTTCGCAGGCGCCGGTGCCCAGGCGTTGCTTCTGGCCGTGCTGGTGTCCGGATCCGTCAGTGCTGCCGCCATGAGCGGAACGCAGCGCGAGGCTCGGTTCCTTTCCGGCCGCAACCGGCATCTGCGGCCCTATAGGCTCGGAGGCTGGCAGCCGTTGGCTGTCGGATTGCTGATGCTGGTCGCTGTCTTGTCGGCCGCGCTGCCGTTGCTGGCCGTCACTTTGAGAGCGCTTACGACCTCCCTGGGAGATGGGCTTGCTTTGGCGAATTTTTCCCTGGATGCGATCAGGGCCGTCTTGGACCTATCGAATGTCGCAGGACAGGCACTGGTTTCGAGTTTTCTTTATGGTTTTGCGGCAGCTTTCGTAACGGTCGCCTTCGCGGTGCTGTTCGCCTTCCGGGTTTCGCTTGCGTCAAGCAGGGTACGCACGATCGCCGTCGCCCTGGCAATGGTTACGGTTGCCGTGCCGGGGATCATTCCCGCCTTCGGCTATATTCTCCTTTATGATCGCGTGCCCGGTTTCACGGAACTCAATCTTTATGGCACGAGAACCTTGCTCGTTCTTGGCTATAGCGCGGCGGCATTGCCCTACTGCCTGATCTTCATGTGGTCGGCATTGGATCGGCTCGGCCCGTCGATTGGCGAGGCGTCGCGGTTGGCGGGCGCAAGCCCCTTTCAATACCTGCGCCGGATAGTTGCGCCACTGGCAGGGCGCGCGATTGCGGCCGCGTTTGGCGTGACGATGGTGCGCACCGTGTTTGAGCTGCCCATGTCACAGCTCCTGATGCCGCAGGCCGGACCGGCGCTGCCTGCGCTGATCGTCGATGATTTCACCCAGGACAGGGATGCCGTTGCCTGCGCCATGGCGCTTGTCGCCTTGCTGGCAGTTGCTCTCATTTGGGGACTGGTACTCGCATTACCCGGTCGAGCGCGGGTCAGAAGGAGATGA
- a CDS encoding ABC transporter ATP-binding protein, whose translation MTKAALICSGITKSLGGKAVLKDLSFVVEAGEVIALVGASGSGKSTLLRSIAGLVEPDEGDIHIQGDVVWSRRVRVPAEQRNVGLVFQDYALWPHMSVRENLSFGLEVKGYDRAEVERRIDHALSITHLEQLANRRPSELSGGQQQRVAIARCLAMRPKLLLLDEPLSNLDAALRDDLRADMMQLIRAEGMSAVYVTHDQVEAMAVSDRLAVMDSGSIVQFAAPQAIYEAPANAFVAKFLGGFSLLKGMACDDSFKVSDNGGVMHHASPYMKGPAVLVVRPEDGRPATGNNDLTGEVVDSAFQGRCWRVQVRIGCDVVRLDWPRKEERGASLSFSLPPERCTVLPA comes from the coding sequence ATGACGAAGGCTGCTCTTATATGTTCGGGCATCACCAAGTCGCTTGGCGGCAAGGCAGTTCTCAAGGACCTGAGCTTTGTTGTCGAGGCGGGCGAGGTTATTGCCCTCGTCGGCGCCAGTGGATCGGGCAAATCGACGTTGCTGCGATCCATTGCCGGCCTTGTGGAGCCGGACGAGGGTGACATTCATATCCAAGGGGACGTCGTCTGGTCACGCCGCGTTCGGGTGCCGGCCGAGCAGCGCAATGTCGGCCTGGTCTTTCAGGATTATGCGCTCTGGCCTCACATGTCCGTCCGAGAGAATCTAAGCTTCGGCCTTGAGGTGAAAGGTTACGATCGTGCCGAGGTCGAGCGCCGCATCGACCATGCGCTTTCCATTACGCATCTCGAGCAGCTGGCAAACCGTAGGCCCAGCGAGCTTTCCGGCGGCCAGCAGCAGCGCGTCGCCATTGCTAGATGTCTCGCCATGCGGCCGAAACTCCTCCTGCTCGACGAGCCTTTGAGCAATCTTGACGCGGCGCTTCGCGACGACCTGCGGGCGGACATGATGCAGCTTATCCGCGCGGAGGGAATGAGTGCCGTCTATGTCACGCATGACCAGGTTGAGGCAATGGCGGTTTCGGATCGCCTTGCGGTCATGGACAGCGGCTCCATCGTGCAATTTGCCGCACCCCAGGCGATCTACGAGGCGCCTGCAAATGCTTTCGTCGCCAAATTCCTTGGAGGCTTCTCCCTACTCAAGGGAATGGCTTGCGACGACAGTTTCAAGGTCTCCGACAATGGCGGCGTCATGCATCACGCTTCGCCTTATATGAAAGGACCTGCCGTTCTCGTCGTTCGTCCGGAAGACGGGCGGCCAGCTACCGGCAATAACGATCTGACCGGAGAAGTCGTCGACAGCGCATTCCAAGGGAGGTGCTGGCGCGTTCAGGTTCGCATCGGCTGCGACGTTGTTCGTCTCGACTGGCCACGTAAGGAGGAAAGAGGGGCTTCTCTCTCATTTTCGCTTCCGCCCGAACGCTGCACGGTCCTTCCCGCATAG